A stretch of the Planktothricoides raciborskii GIHE-MW2 genome encodes the following:
- a CDS encoding DUF4347 domain-containing protein: protein MVIIDPTVSDYQSLAAGVKPATFVHILNPNRDGIEQITEILGAKHSRIDWLENPQDVGANALPLQSIHIISHGSPGSLKLGNSTLNTENLEQYQDQLQQWQTALADNADINIYGCNVALGVTGQAFIQQLAHLTKADIAASTTPTGNEKLGGNWNLEFITGKIKSALAFSPEVTAAYTGVLGDGLGGVGTGANNLKLWLKADAITGATNSAAVGTWNDSSGNSIALSQPNAANQPIYKTAGLNNVPTLSFNGSSQYYEVAYNASLNPAQFTVITVTQVAGGTGTFRSPITSRNSGPQQGYILYAQDDNKWSSWLGQSSWNTATDSTALTLNTGYITSGSYNGSQNTLSVNGTQTSLSLTNFIQNTSKPLRVGAGTTETTPNWFFNGDISEVILYDKALNNAERTLVDNYLGAKYNITISNDKYVGDTPANGDYDWNVAGIGKEANGTNISGNTTGGLIIDNGTFLKDNGDYLVAGQKDTTANPATLVTTDLPTGANNRLSRVWYLDKTDVNTNGGTANLTFDFSDSGLGGTPSGKYHLLYRSGTTGNFAYVNNATFTTNSTFSITGDQVTFNNVDIGLLNDGYYTLASKNNNVPLINTIANASINEDAAQQTITLTGISDIETATNALTLTATSDNTGLTGTPTITNNNNGTATLQYTPVANANGTANISVTVTDGDGGTVTKTFAVNVNAVNDAPSFTTTGNPTTVNEDAGAQTVTAWATFNPGAANESAQTATYTVSNISNAGLFATAPAIDANGNLTYTPAANVNGFSTFDVQVQDSGGTANGGVNTSTTQTFTINVTAVNDAPSFSNAGNQTLAAWTNTPQTVANWANTFVFGPANESSQAVQDFIVNVTSGSTLFTSLPDIANDGTLTYTPKGTPGTATISVQLQDNGGTANGGADTSTAATFTITIPPPTVNLSISPTTGTEAGTTAITVTATAAGPVFGNQTVDLALTGSATAADFAGTIPTQITIANGTSSGQVTFTIADDKLDEIDETANLTISNPSAGIQLGATTTGSFTITDNDTAGFDILPISGNTSEDGTQATFDIRLTSEPTANVTIGLSSSNTAEATVAPATLTFTPTNWNTYQTVTITGVDDGVADDDIAYQIITTPDTTTTDTNYNNLNPADVTVTNTDNDIPGVTIAQSAGSTEVTEGSTTDTYTVKLNTLPTGNVAVTVTADAQAQVSLDGTNFAATQTLTFTSVNGITPQTVTVRAVDDTVIESNHTSSITHAITTTADANYPTTMTVGGVNAHITDNDIRYTLTDSSPTITEGNSGTQQIDFTIERAGAINEASTIDFSFGGTAANTIDYNLVSITGTGVTTTGSTISFAANATQATVTVEIVGDRIDETDETLILSLLNATATGTSTIVGSPVTTTITDDDKAGITVTPTSGLTTTEAGGTATFTLVLDSKPTADVTITVASSNTAEGTVDKSTLTFTSANWNTAQTVTVTGVDDNIDDGDIGYTISTTANSSDTKYSGLTGTNVSVTNTDNDKAGITVTPTSGLTTTETGGTATFTLVLDSKPTADVTITVASSNTAEGTVDKSTLTFTSANWDTAQTVTVTGVDDNIDDGDIGYTISTTANSTDTNYNGITAATVAVTNTDNDKAGITVTPTSGLTTTEAGGTATFTVVLDSQATSDVTIGITSDNTAEGTVAISALTFTAVNWNQPQTVTITGVNDYLDDEDISYNIITAAATSTDGKYNGLNPSDVSVTNQDIGDLFPIPTNQIPPFMGLSSILPSEISSNNSQNNTTLPELPAIPPEPTVDLINISFTAVGTDSAENIDATPNDDVISGQGGNDVIRGLPGRDALFGNSGDDELYGNQGADLLLGNQGKDIIYGGQGNDLAMGGQNDDLIYGDLGSDTLIGDLGSDRIFGGSSSPGSVASDAGDLLFGKDGNDFLHGHAGDDSISGGNDNDTARGGQGDDLIHGDAGADILYGDKGNDSLTGNADNDVVYGGEGNDFLWGGDGEDFLYGDEGDDTLIGNADKDYFVLQSSFGSDTILDFTNGIDLIGLAGGLTFDQLSITGSNGNTLIARGNELLVTLTGVDVSLITSADFTLMV from the coding sequence TTGGTCATCATTGACCCCACCGTATCCGACTATCAAAGTCTCGCTGCCGGAGTCAAACCGGCCACCTTTGTCCATATCCTCAACCCCAACCGGGATGGTATCGAGCAAATTACGGAAATCCTTGGGGCGAAGCATTCGCGTATAGATTGGCTGGAGAATCCACAAGATGTCGGCGCGAATGCTTTGCCCCTACAATCTATCCACATCATCTCCCACGGCAGCCCGGGCAGCCTAAAACTAGGCAACAGCACCCTCAACACCGAAAACCTAGAACAATACCAAGACCAGCTACAGCAATGGCAAACTGCCTTAGCCGATAATGCCGACATCAATATATATGGATGTAACGTCGCCCTAGGAGTCACAGGTCAGGCATTCATCCAACAACTAGCCCACCTCACCAAAGCGGATATCGCTGCCTCCACCACTCCCACGGGTAATGAGAAATTAGGCGGGAACTGGAACTTAGAATTTATTACAGGTAAAATTAAATCAGCCCTAGCATTTTCTCCCGAAGTCACCGCCGCTTATACTGGTGTTTTAGGCGATGGGTTGGGTGGAGTTGGAACTGGTGCAAATAACTTAAAATTATGGCTAAAAGCCGATGCTATCACAGGAGCCACAAATAGCGCTGCTGTCGGCACTTGGAACGACTCATCTGGTAATAGTATCGCGTTGTCTCAACCTAATGCTGCGAATCAACCAATCTATAAAACGGCGGGCTTAAATAACGTACCCACCCTCTCATTTAATGGCAGCAGCCAATACTATGAAGTCGCCTATAATGCCAGCTTGAATCCGGCTCAATTCACTGTTATTACAGTTACCCAAGTTGCGGGTGGCACAGGAACCTTTCGTTCTCCTATTACGAGCCGGAACTCAGGGCCACAACAAGGATATATACTATACGCTCAAGATGATAATAAATGGTCATCGTGGCTGGGGCAAAGTTCTTGGAACACTGCCACGGATTCTACTGCATTGACTTTGAATACAGGGTACATTACCTCTGGTTCTTACAACGGCAGTCAAAATACACTGTCCGTTAATGGCACGCAAACCAGTTTAAGCCTGACTAATTTTATTCAAAATACAAGCAAACCTCTCCGGGTAGGGGCTGGAACAACCGAAACAACACCTAACTGGTTTTTCAATGGGGATATTTCGGAAGTCATATTGTACGACAAAGCTTTGAACAATGCCGAACGTACCCTAGTTGATAACTACCTTGGTGCTAAATACAACATCACCATCAGTAACGATAAATATGTAGGTGATACACCAGCCAATGGTGACTACGACTGGAATGTAGCAGGAATTGGCAAAGAAGCCAACGGCACTAACATTTCTGGTAATACCACAGGCGGCTTAATCATTGATAATGGCACATTTTTAAAAGACAATGGTGACTATCTTGTTGCAGGTCAAAAAGACACAACCGCGAACCCTGCTACATTGGTCACAACAGACCTTCCCACAGGTGCAAATAACCGTTTGTCTCGTGTGTGGTATCTCGATAAAACTGATGTCAATACTAATGGGGGAACAGCTAACCTGACCTTCGACTTTTCCGACTCAGGATTAGGTGGTACTCCTAGTGGAAAATATCATTTATTATATCGCTCTGGAACCACAGGTAATTTCGCTTACGTTAACAATGCCACTTTCACGACTAACAGCACTTTTAGCATTACTGGCGACCAAGTAACTTTTAATAATGTTGATATCGGACTACTTAATGATGGCTACTACACATTAGCCTCAAAAAATAACAATGTCCCCCTCATCAACACCATTGCTAACGCCTCGATTAATGAAGACGCGGCACAACAAACGATTACTCTCACAGGTATTAGTGATATCGAAACCGCAACTAATGCTCTGACTCTCACCGCGACTTCTGATAACACAGGCTTAACGGGTACGCCCACCATTACTAATAATAATAATGGCACGGCTACCCTCCAATATACTCCCGTAGCCAATGCCAATGGCACTGCTAACATCAGCGTTACAGTCACCGATGGCGATGGTGGTACAGTAACTAAAACCTTTGCTGTCAACGTCAACGCCGTTAACGACGCGCCCAGTTTCACGACTACCGGCAACCCAACGACAGTAAACGAAGACGCAGGCGCCCAGACGGTAACGGCTTGGGCAACCTTCAACCCCGGTGCTGCCAACGAATCGGCCCAAACAGCCACCTACACCGTCAGCAACATCAGCAACGCGGGATTATTTGCCACAGCACCAGCGATAGATGCGAATGGCAACCTCACTTATACCCCCGCCGCCAATGTCAACGGCTTCTCCACCTTTGATGTGCAAGTCCAAGACAGCGGCGGCACTGCTAACGGCGGCGTCAATACCTCCACAACCCAAACCTTCACCATCAACGTTACTGCTGTCAACGACGCACCCAGTTTCAGCAACGCAGGCAACCAAACCCTCGCCGCTTGGACAAACACCCCCCAAACCGTTGCCAACTGGGCCAACACCTTCGTCTTCGGCCCCGCCAACGAAAGCAGCCAAGCAGTCCAAGACTTTATCGTTAACGTCACCTCTGGCAGCACCTTATTTACCAGCCTGCCAGACATCGCCAATGATGGCACCCTCACTTATACCCCCAAAGGCACCCCCGGCACTGCCACCATCTCTGTTCAACTCCAAGATAATGGCGGCACTGCCAACGGTGGCGCAGATACTTCCACTGCGGCCACCTTCACCATCACCATTCCCCCACCAACAGTCAACCTCTCCATCAGTCCCACCACCGGCACCGAAGCAGGCACCACCGCCATCACGGTGACAGCCACCGCCGCAGGCCCAGTATTTGGCAACCAAACCGTTGACCTGGCCTTAACCGGCTCTGCCACCGCCGCCGACTTCGCTGGCACCATTCCCACTCAAATTACCATTGCTAATGGCACCAGCAGCGGACAAGTCACCTTCACCATTGCTGATGACAAACTTGATGAAATCGACGAAACGGCTAATTTAACAATTAGTAACCCATCGGCAGGTATTCAGCTAGGAGCAACTACCACCGGCAGTTTCACCATTACTGACAACGACACCGCCGGATTTGATATCCTGCCCATCAGCGGCAACACCAGCGAAGATGGCACCCAAGCCACCTTTGACATCCGCTTAACCAGCGAACCAACCGCCAATGTCACCATTGGCTTAAGCAGCAGCAACACCGCCGAAGCGACCGTTGCCCCGGCTACCCTCACCTTTACACCAACCAACTGGAATACTTACCAAACTGTCACCATCACGGGTGTAGATGATGGGGTAGCAGACGATGACATCGCTTACCAAATTATCACCACTCCCGACACCACCACTACTGACACCAACTACAACAACCTCAACCCCGCCGATGTCACCGTCACCAACACTGACAACGACATCCCCGGAGTCACCATAGCTCAATCCGCAGGCAGCACCGAAGTCACAGAGGGCAGCACCACAGATACTTATACTGTAAAACTGAACACCCTCCCCACCGGCAACGTGGCGGTGACGGTGACAGCAGATGCTCAAGCCCAAGTGAGTCTCGATGGCACGAATTTTGCCGCCACTCAAACCTTAACGTTTACCTCCGTCAACGGCATCACGCCGCAAACGGTGACAGTTCGTGCTGTGGATGATACAGTAATAGAATCCAACCATACCAGTAGCATCACCCACGCTATTACCACCACTGCCGATGCCAACTATCCCACCACCATGACCGTGGGTGGTGTCAATGCCCATATCACCGATAACGATATCCGCTACACTCTCACCGACAGTAGTCCTACAATTACAGAAGGCAACAGCGGCACTCAGCAAATCGACTTTACCATTGAGCGAGCCGGGGCAATCAACGAAGCCAGCACCATAGATTTTAGCTTTGGCGGCACCGCAGCCAACACCATAGACTATAACCTGGTTTCTATTACTGGCACGGGAGTGACTACTACAGGCAGTACCATTAGTTTTGCTGCCAATGCCACCCAAGCCACCGTTACTGTGGAAATAGTCGGAGACCGAATAGACGAAACCGACGAAACCTTAATTTTATCTCTGCTTAACGCCACCGCCACGGGAACATCCACCATTGTCGGTTCTCCCGTCACTACTACCATTACTGATGATGACAAGGCAGGGATTACGGTGACTCCCACCAGTGGGTTAACCACCACCGAAGCTGGGGGAACTGCTACATTTACCCTGGTACTCGACAGTAAACCCACTGCTGATGTCACTATTACCGTTGCCTCTAGCAACACCGCTGAAGGAACCGTAGACAAGTCAACCCTGACTTTTACTTCTGCTAACTGGAATACCGCCCAAACGGTGACAGTCACCGGGGTGGATGACAATATTGATGATGGGGATATCGGCTACACCATAAGTACCACTGCCAATAGTAGCGATACCAAATATTCCGGCTTAACGGGTACTAATGTCAGCGTCACCAATACTGATAATGACAAGGCAGGCATTACGGTTACTCCCACCAGTGGGTTAACCACCACCGAAACTGGGGGAACTGCTACATTTACCCTGGTACTCGACAGTAAACCCACTGCTGATGTCACCATTACCGTTGCCTCTAGCAACACCGCTGAAGGAACTGTAGACAAGTCAACCCTGACTTTTACTTCTGCTAACTGGGATACCGCCCAAACGGTGACAGTCACCGGGGTGGATGACAATATTGATGATGGGGATATCGGCTACACCATCAGCACCACTGCCAATAGTACCGATACCAACTACAACGGTATCACCGCCGCCACTGTCGCCGTGACCAATACTGATAATGACAAGGCAGGCATTACGGTTACTCCCACCAGTGGGTTAACCACCACCGAAGCTGGGGGAACTGCTACCTTTACTGTGGTACTTGATAGTCAAGCAACCTCTGATGTCACCATTGGTATTACCAGTGATAATACTGCCGAGGGGACGGTTGCGATATCGGCATTGACATTTACCGCCGTAAACTGGAATCAACCTCAAACCGTCACTATCACCGGGGTAAATGATTATCTTGATGATGAAGATATCAGCTACAATATAATTACTGCCGCTGCCACCAGCACTGATGGCAAATATAATGGGTTAAATCCTAGCGATGTGTCGGTGACAAATCAGGATATTGGGGATTTATTCCCAATTCCTACTAATCAAATTCCTCCTTTCATGGGTCTGAGCAGTATTTTGCCCTCAGAAATTAGCAGTAATAATAGCCAAAATAATACTACTTTACCCGAACTTCCGGCTATTCCACCTGAACCCACGGTAGACTTAATCAATATTTCCTTTACTGCCGTAGGAACGGATAGTGCAGAGAATATTGATGCCACACCTAATGATGATGTAATTAGTGGTCAGGGTGGCAATGATGTTATCCGTGGTTTGCCCGGACGAGATGCCCTATTTGGAAATAGTGGAGATGATGAACTTTATGGCAACCAAGGGGCAGATTTATTGCTGGGTAATCAAGGTAAAGACATTATCTATGGTGGTCAAGGCAATGATTTAGCAATGGGTGGTCAAAATGATGACTTAATCTATGGCGATTTAGGTAGCGATACCTTGATTGGTGATTTAGGGAGCGATCGCATATTTGGGGGCTCATCTAGCCCTGGTTCAGTTGCTAGTGATGCCGGTGATTTGCTATTCGGAAAAGATGGCAATGATTTCCTGCATGGCCATGCGGGAGATGACTCAATTTCCGGTGGCAATGATAATGATACCGCCCGTGGTGGTCAGGGTGATGACCTAATTCACGGCGATGCGGGCGCTGATATTTTATATGGGGATAAGGGCAATGATAGCCTGACCGGAAATGCCGATAATGATGTGGTTTATGGCGGCGAAGGGAATGATTTCCTCTGGGGAGGAGATGGTGAAGATTTCCTCTATGGAGATGAAGGCGATGATACCCTAATTGGTAATGCAGACAAAGATTATTTTGTACTGCAATCTAGCTTTGGTTCTGATACAATTCTGGACTTTACTAACGGTATTGACCTAATTGGTTTAGCCGGTGGTTTAACCTTTGACCAGTTAAGTATTACTGGCAGTAATGGGAATACTTTAATAGCCCGTGGCAATGAATTGTTAGTCACATTAACGGGTGTTGATGTTAGTTTGATTACCAGCGCTGATTTCACCTTAATGGTGTAG
- the pyrR gene encoding bifunctional pyr operon transcriptional regulator/uracil phosphoribosyltransferase PyrR encodes MSIQVIEILSAEEIRRTLTRIASQIIEKSGDLSHLVLLGLRTRGVPLAHELASYIQALENIQVPVGALDITFYRDDLQDLGMRTPGKTEIPFDLTGKNVVIVDDVIYKGRTIRAALNAVNDYGRPRVIRLAVLVDRGHRELPIHPDFIGKTLPTAAEEQVKVYVNNVDGRDAVELLKTVDP; translated from the coding sequence ATGTCTATTCAAGTTATCGAGATTCTCTCTGCTGAAGAAATCCGCCGTACCCTGACTCGCATCGCCTCGCAAATTATAGAAAAATCAGGGGATTTATCCCATTTGGTGCTGTTAGGTCTTCGCACCAGAGGTGTCCCCCTGGCTCACGAATTAGCCAGCTATATTCAAGCTTTGGAAAATATCCAAGTCCCAGTCGGTGCTTTGGATATCACCTTTTATCGGGATGACCTGCAAGATTTGGGCATGAGAACCCCTGGTAAAACAGAAATTCCCTTTGACCTGACGGGCAAAAATGTGGTGATTGTGGATGATGTGATTTACAAAGGCCGCACTATTCGCGCTGCTTTGAATGCGGTCAATGATTATGGCAGACCAAGGGTGATTCGTTTGGCCGTGTTGGTAGACCGAGGTCATCGCGAATTACCGATTCATCCTGATTTTATCGGCAAAACTTTGCCCACCGCTGCGGAAGAGCAAGTGAAAGTTTATGTCAATAATGTGGATGGCCGGGATGCGGTGGAGTTGTTGAAAACCGTCGATCCTTAA
- the lipA gene encoding lipoyl synthase, with the protein MPSNETILNPLAARRAEIQAMPEWLRRPIGKASEISTVQQIIKQRQIHTICEEGRCPNRGECYSQKTATFLLMGPTCTRSCAFCQVDKGHAPMPLDPEEPRKVAESVQLLGLRYVVLTSVARDDLADGGAGWFAATMDEIRSLNPETQIEVLTPDFWGGQSEEKTTAELQRDRIATVVRAKPACYNHNLETVRRLTGPVRRGAKYDRSLDVLRIVKELDSTIPTKSGLMLGTGETEAEVIETMQDLRAVNCDRLTLGQYMRPSLEHLPVERYWTPEEFDRLGAIAREMGFAHVRSGPLVRSSYHAGEES; encoded by the coding sequence ATGCCAAGCAATGAAACTATTTTAAATCCTTTAGCAGCGCGTCGGGCGGAAATTCAGGCAATGCCGGAATGGTTGCGCCGTCCCATTGGCAAAGCTAGTGAAATTTCCACAGTTCAGCAAATTATTAAGCAACGCCAAATTCATACGATTTGTGAGGAGGGACGTTGCCCCAACCGAGGGGAATGCTATAGCCAAAAGACGGCAACTTTTTTGTTGATGGGGCCAACTTGTACCCGGTCTTGTGCTTTTTGTCAGGTGGATAAAGGTCATGCGCCGATGCCATTGGATCCAGAGGAACCCCGGAAGGTGGCGGAGTCTGTGCAACTTCTGGGTTTGCGTTATGTGGTGCTGACTTCCGTGGCTAGGGATGATTTGGCTGATGGGGGCGCCGGGTGGTTTGCGGCGACGATGGACGAAATTCGCTCCTTGAATCCAGAAACTCAAATTGAGGTGCTGACCCCGGATTTTTGGGGCGGTCAGTCGGAGGAGAAAACTACCGCTGAGTTGCAGCGCGATCGCATTGCCACCGTAGTCCGGGCAAAACCCGCTTGTTATAACCATAATCTAGAAACCGTGCGCCGCTTGACAGGCCCGGTTCGTCGTGGGGCGAAATACGATCGCTCTCTAGACGTATTAAGAATCGTCAAAGAATTAGATTCGACTATTCCCACTAAGTCTGGGCTGATGCTAGGAACCGGGGAAACGGAAGCGGAGGTGATAGAGACGATGCAAGATTTACGGGCGGTGAATTGCGATCGCCTCACTTTGGGTCAATATATGCGACCTTCCCTGGAACATTTGCCCGTGGAAAGATACTGGACGCCAGAGGAATTCGATCGCTTAGGGGCGATCGCCAGAGAAATGGGCTTTGCTCATGTGCGATCGGGGCCTTTAGTCCGCAGTTCCTATCATGCAGGGGAAGAAAGTTAG
- a CDS encoding response regulator, whose amino-acid sequence MASHKILVIDDSKVIQRMVKDMLPPGNFDVIQALDGEEGLKQIKSSQPNLIMLDFLLPKVSGWEVFQQLEKFSNAQGKMIPLVLMSGRKPEVTEKIPEPFEYFEFIEKPFQQKQLINAIKTAMAKAKNWQPPGGVAPSQPPAGAGASDAEIQALKKQIVAMQNEINTLKKQLTQVVTLIKQKLK is encoded by the coding sequence GTGGCAAGTCACAAAATTCTGGTTATCGATGACAGCAAAGTAATTCAGCGCATGGTCAAAGATATGTTACCCCCTGGAAACTTTGACGTGATTCAAGCCTTAGATGGAGAAGAAGGACTTAAACAGATCAAAAGCTCACAACCTAATCTGATCATGTTAGACTTTTTGTTACCAAAAGTCAGCGGCTGGGAAGTCTTTCAGCAACTAGAAAAATTCTCCAATGCTCAAGGGAAAATGATCCCTTTAGTCCTCATGTCAGGGCGTAAACCAGAAGTCACCGAAAAAATTCCGGAACCGTTTGAATACTTTGAATTTATTGAAAAGCCTTTTCAGCAGAAACAACTCATTAACGCGATTAAAACCGCAATGGCGAAAGCTAAAAATTGGCAACCGCCCGGTGGAGTTGCCCCTAGCCAACCACCAGCAGGTGCTGGAGCCAGTGATGCCGAAATTCAAGCTTTGAAAAAGCAGATTGTGGCTATGCAAAATGAGATTAATACCTTGAAGAAACAGTTAACTCAAGTCGTGACCTTGATTAAGCAAAAACTCAAATAG
- a CDS encoding response regulator transcription factor — protein MASRKILVIDDSKVIQRMVKDMLPPGNFEVLQALDGEAGLKLIRAENPDLIMLDFLLPKVSGWEVFQQLEKFAKAKEKMIPLVLMSGRKEEVTEKLPEPFEHFEFIEKPFEQKKLIAAIKSAMVKSTKWSDGVPATAAPAHAAAAAGGGDDIQALKKQLATMQAEINTLKKQLTQVVTLIKQKLK, from the coding sequence GTGGCAAGTCGTAAAATTCTGGTGATTGATGACAGTAAAGTCATTCAACGCATGGTCAAAGATATGTTACCACCCGGTAATTTTGAGGTTCTCCAAGCCCTAGACGGAGAAGCCGGACTTAAATTAATCCGGGCAGAAAACCCAGATTTAATTATGTTGGATTTTCTTCTACCAAAAGTCAGCGGCTGGGAAGTGTTTCAGCAATTAGAAAAATTCGCCAAGGCGAAAGAGAAAATGATTCCTCTGGTTCTTATGTCCGGGCGCAAAGAAGAAGTGACCGAGAAGCTGCCGGAACCTTTTGAGCATTTTGAGTTTATTGAAAAACCTTTTGAACAGAAAAAACTGATTGCCGCGATTAAAAGCGCAATGGTCAAGTCTACCAAATGGTCTGACGGCGTTCCTGCCACTGCCGCTCCTGCCCATGCTGCCGCTGCTGCTGGTGGTGGTGACGACATTCAAGCCCTGAAAAAGCAACTTGCTACTATGCAGGCAGAAATTAATACTTTGAAGAAACAGCTAACTCAAGTTGTCACCCTGATTAAACAAAAACTTAAGTAA
- the rfaE1 gene encoding D-glycero-beta-D-manno-heptose-7-phosphate kinase: MTLDVVFAERLSQQRDRLIELLDRFSQAKVLVVGDLTLDEFLTGQVERISREAPVLILRHENTRQVPGGGANAVYNLATLGAQVKVVGLVGKDDQGIALRGIFDRAGVDTTGILLDPNRPTVTKTRISGHARQSVTQQVVRVDRKSDELPDPELREQLAEYIRAHISTVDAVVCSDYGDGVFTPPVIAAALQHSRVIVDTQKQLPRYAGATIFTPNLPEAELAVGYKINNPQLLQQAGNDLLSLTQAKQMLITRGDEGMSLFDRTGKSEHIPPFNRTDVFDVTGAGDTVAAALTIALAVGASYWEAAVLGNLAASIVVRQFGTATTAIDEMKLALGKLLGEQ; encoded by the coding sequence ATGACTCTAGATGTAGTATTTGCGGAACGACTCTCTCAACAGCGCGATCGCCTAATCGAGTTATTGGATCGCTTTTCTCAAGCCAAAGTCCTGGTGGTCGGGGACTTAACCCTGGATGAATTTCTCACCGGGCAAGTAGAACGGATTTCTCGTGAAGCCCCGGTCTTAATTTTGCGCCACGAAAATACGCGCCAAGTTCCCGGAGGCGGTGCGAATGCGGTATATAACTTGGCCACCTTGGGCGCCCAGGTAAAAGTGGTGGGTTTAGTGGGCAAAGATGACCAAGGAATAGCCTTGCGGGGGATTTTCGATCGCGCAGGGGTGGACACCACCGGGATATTGCTAGATCCCAACCGGCCCACGGTGACGAAAACCCGGATTTCTGGTCATGCGCGACAGTCGGTGACGCAACAAGTTGTCCGAGTCGATCGCAAGTCCGACGAATTACCCGACCCAGAGTTACGGGAACAGTTAGCGGAATATATTCGCGCCCATATATCTACCGTTGATGCGGTGGTTTGTTCTGATTACGGGGATGGGGTATTCACTCCCCCGGTAATTGCCGCCGCGTTGCAGCATTCCCGCGTTATTGTCGATACCCAAAAGCAGTTACCACGGTATGCGGGGGCAACAATTTTTACCCCCAACCTCCCAGAAGCGGAGTTAGCGGTGGGCTATAAAATTAACAATCCCCAATTACTTCAGCAAGCAGGGAATGATTTGCTTTCCCTGACTCAAGCGAAACAAATGCTGATTACTCGTGGGGATGAGGGGATGAGTTTGTTCGATCGCACGGGTAAGAGTGAACATATTCCTCCATTTAATCGCACGGATGTATTTGATGTGACTGGGGCTGGGGATACGGTGGCTGCGGCTTTAACTATTGCTTTAGCAGTGGGGGCATCTTATTGGGAAGCGGCAGTGTTAGGCAATTTAGCCGCCAGTATTGTGGTGCGTCAATTTGGTACTGCTACCACGGCGATCGATGAGATGAAATTGGCGTTAGGGAAATTATTAGGAGAACAGTAA
- a CDS encoding DNA cytosine methyltransferase, whose translation MKFIDLFAGIGGFRMGFEKAGYNCVFSCEINQRCREVYSNNYQEIPWGDIREINPQSLPDFDVLLAGFPCQPFSICGKKQGFEDTRGTLFFEICKIIAAKQPKVVVLENVKHLIHHDRGQTLSIIIQSLQNLNYHVNYQLLNAKDFGLPQNRERIIIMAVKNRPFNFAKFRETSPQALRNFLDQKGDFDFLSPDEYTLIKEPKKQASGLIFVGYRNKGKWKTGVRPNTEHLSRVHRQPNRIYSIDGVHPTLPSQETSGRFFIYIPETNRVRKMTIRECYRIMGFPETFKIDANLGESYKQIGNSVCVPMVEAIAQKIIQQNLLSEPPETCRGEAFRQINYR comes from the coding sequence ATGAAATTTATTGATTTATTCGCGGGAATTGGCGGTTTTAGGATGGGCTTTGAGAAAGCTGGGTACAATTGCGTATTTTCCTGCGAAATTAATCAAAGATGTCGAGAAGTATATAGTAATAATTACCAAGAGATTCCCTGGGGAGATATTCGGGAGATTAACCCCCAGTCGTTACCAGATTTTGATGTACTTTTGGCGGGTTTTCCTTGTCAACCATTTAGTATTTGCGGCAAGAAACAAGGTTTTGAGGATACGCGAGGCACATTATTTTTTGAAATTTGTAAAATTATTGCTGCCAAGCAACCGAAAGTTGTGGTTTTGGAAAATGTCAAGCATTTAATTCATCACGATCGCGGTCAAACTTTAAGCATAATTATCCAAAGTTTGCAAAATTTAAACTATCATGTCAACTATCAACTATTAAATGCCAAAGATTTTGGCTTGCCCCAAAATCGAGAAAGAATCATTATCATGGCCGTCAAAAATCGTCCGTTTAATTTTGCTAAGTTTAGGGAAACGTCACCTCAAGCCCTGCGAAATTTTTTGGATCAAAAGGGAGATTTTGACTTTTTATCTCCTGATGAATATACTTTAATTAAAGAACCGAAAAAACAAGCTTCTGGATTAATATTTGTCGGTTATCGGAATAAAGGAAAGTGGAAAACTGGAGTCCGACCAAATACCGAACATTTATCCAGAGTCCACCGTCAACCAAACCGGATTTATTCTATTGATGGGGTTCACCCCACCTTGCCCTCTCAGGAAACTTCTGGTAGATTTTTTATTTATATTCCTGAAACCAATCGGGTCAGAAAAATGACCATTCGGGAATGTTATCGGATTATGGGTTTCCCGGAAACTTTTAAAATTGATGCTAATTTAGGGGAAAGTTATAAGCAAATTGGCAATTCCGTTTGTGTGCCAATGGTAGAAGCGATCGCGCAAAAAATTATCCAGCAAAATCTATTATCTGAACCCCCCGAAACCTGTAGGGGCGAAGCATTTCGGCAGATAAATTATCGGTAA